AGAATCAATCCAGGAACTTTTTATGCATTACCTCAATCTCCACAATTATTTAAACAACTTTTAATGATAGCTGGAGTAGAGAGATATTTCCAAATAGCTAAATGTTTTAGAGATGAGGACTTAAGAGCAGATAGACAATTTGAATTCACTCAATTAGACGTAGAGATGTCATTTGTTGAGATGGATGATGTAATGAATACAATAGAGGGATTAGCTAAGAATGTATTTACAGCAATAACAGGAGAAGTTGCTGATTATAAATTCCCAAGAATGCCTTATGCTGAAGCTATGGCAAGATTTGGTTCTGACAAACCAGATGTAAGATTTGGAGTGGAGCTAAAAGATTTAACAGAGATAGCTAAAAATTGTGGATTCAAAGCATTTAAAGATGTAGCTGACAATGGTGGAATTATAAAGTGTATAACAGCTCCAAAAGCTTTTGAAAAATTCTCAAGAAAAGTTCTTGGAGAGTATGAAGAGCATGCTAAAAGATATTTTGGTGCAAAGGGAATGGCATACATAAAAATAGCTGAAGATGGAGCTATAACTTCTCCAATAGCTAAATTTTTCTCAGAAGAGGAAATGAAAGCTATCATAGCTAAGGCTGAAGCAAATCCAGGAGATGTAATTTTAATAATAGCTGATAAAGCAAAAGTAGTATATGGAGCTTTAGGAGCTATGAGACTTAGAATAGGAAAAGAGTTAGATTTAATTAATAATGATGAGTTTAAATTCCTATGGGTAGTAGATTTCCCAATGTTTACTTATGATGAAGAAGAGGGAAGATACAAAGCTGAGCACCATCCATTCACTTCTATCAAAGCAGAAGATATGGAATCTTTCTTAGGTGGACAAACTGAAGGTATTAGAACTAACACTTATGATATGGTATTAAACGGATTTGAAATAGGAGGAGGTTCTATAA
Above is a window of Fusobacterium mortiferum ATCC 9817 DNA encoding:
- the aspS gene encoding aspartate--tRNA ligase, producing the protein MIYRTHNLGELRKENIGQTVTLSGWVDTTRDLGGLTFVDLRDREGKTQVVFDIDVAPKDVVEQAQKLRNEAVIRVVGTVRERHSKNMNIPTGEIEVFATELTILNNCDVLPFQITGTEDNLNENIRLKYRYLDIRRPKMLNNLRMRHKMIMAIRNYMDKEGFIDVDTPLLNKSTPEGARDFLVPCRINPGTFYALPQSPQLFKQLLMIAGVERYFQIAKCFRDEDLRADRQFEFTQLDVEMSFVEMDDVMNTIEGLAKNVFTAITGEVADYKFPRMPYAEAMARFGSDKPDVRFGVELKDLTEIAKNCGFKAFKDVADNGGIIKCITAPKAFEKFSRKVLGEYEEHAKRYFGAKGMAYIKIAEDGAITSPIAKFFSEEEMKAIIAKAEANPGDVILIIADKAKVVYGALGAMRLRIGKELDLINNDEFKFLWVVDFPMFTYDEEEGRYKAEHHPFTSIKAEDMESFLGGQTEGIRTNTYDMVLNGFEIGGGSIRIFNPEIQNKVFERLGLSYEEAREKFGFFVDAFKYGAPPHGGLAFGIDRWLMVMLKEASIREVIPFPKTNKGQCLMSEAPNFVDKEQLDELNIAVTYKEEEKIEK